A section of the bacterium genome encodes:
- a CDS encoding HepT-like ribonuclease domain-containing protein, with the protein MLPEDDIIRLRHMLDAAVETMEFIEGYARADLEKNAMLSRAITRDIEIIGEAAGKVSTETREHCPALPWESIVGMRNRLIHGYFNVDLDRVWDTVTVDLPILITELRFILSKIQY; encoded by the coding sequence ATGCTGCCTGAAGATGACATTATTCGTTTACGCCATATGCTGGACGCCGCTGTTGAAACTATGGAGTTTATCGAAGGCTACGCTAGAGCTGATCTGGAAAAGAACGCAATGCTTAGCCGGGCCATTACCCGTGATATTGAAATAATTGGTGAAGCTGCCGGCAAAGTAAGTACTGAAACTCGTGAGCACTGTCCTGCATTACCATGGGAAAGTATCGTAGGAATGCGTAACAGACTAATCCATGGCTACTTTAATGTCGATCTCGACCGTGTCTGGGATACTGTTACTGTCGACCTTCCAATTCTTATCACTGAGTTGCGCTTTATCCTTTCCAAGATACAATACTAG